GAAAGGCGTCGGTGACTGCGGTGAATACGCCCGCATCGACAAGATCGAACTTTGCGAACCCGACTGCGCCCCGTGCGTGACCATAGAAGCCGAGGACATGACGGCCTATGGCTTCACGACGGTCTGCGGCACCCAGGCTTCCGGCGGCGAACTTGTCAAGCTCGCCTGCGGCACCGGCCGTGACGTTGACGGCACGCTTTCGACCACGTTCAAGGGCTGCGATGGCACCTATGACTTCAAGATCGTGGTGCAGGACGAATGCGACGGCCAGTCGACCCTGACGGTCAAGGTGAACGGCGTCGAGGTCGGCACCATCATCCTGAACGAGGACGACGACGGCTCCGGCAGCGACAATGGCGGCTTCTCCGAGTTCACGCTGCAAGATCTCGAACTCGGCTACGGCGATGTGCTCACGATCGAGGCCGACGGCGACGCCGGTGAATATGTCCGCATCGACAAGATCGAACTCTGCAAGGACGATCAGCCGGCCACCGGAGCGATCAAGGGCCGCGTGTTCGAAGACACCAACGGCGACAACACCGAGTGGCTCAACGACGGCAGCAACACTTGGGAACCGTCCGTCGTCGGCGTGACCGTCATCCTGCTGAATGCAGCGGGCGAGCAGGTCGCTGAAACCACGACAGGCGACGACGGCTGGTACAGCTTCGACAACCTCGTCGCGGGCGACTACTACGTTCAGTTCCCGACCGAAATCGACGGCCTGACCCTCATCGAGCAGGGCGTCGGCGATCCGGCGGGTGGCGACAGCAACGAAGACAGCGATGCCGACCCGACAACCGGTGTGACGCAAGTGATCACCGTCAACACCGGCGAAACCGTTTGGAACATCGACGCCGGGATTGCCGACCCGGGCACCGCATCGATCACCGGCACGGTGTTCTCCGACAATGACGGTTCCGACACCCAGACCACCGGCGACACGCCGATCTCGGGCGTCGAGGTCGAGCTGTTCAACGGCGACGGCACCACGACCGGCCTGATCGCGACCACCGACAGTAACGGGACCTACAGCTTCACCGGCCTGCCGGCTGGCGACTACTATGTGGTCTTCCCCGAAACCGTCGACGGCAAGACCCTCGTGGCGCAAGACGCCGGGGACGACGCGATCGACAGCGACGCCGGCACCGACGGCCAGACCGCCACGGTCTCTGTCGGCATCGGTGAAACCGCCGATCTCGACGCGGGCTATGCCGACCCGGGCACCGCATCGATCACCGGCACGGTGTTCTCCGACAATGACGGCTCCCACACCCAGACCACCGGCGACACGCCGATCTCGGGTGTCGAGGTCGTCCTGTTCAACGGGGACGGCACCACGACCGGCCTGACCGCCACCACCGGCGATGACGGGACCTACAGCTTCACCGGCCTGCCGGCGGGCGACTACTACGTGGTCTTCCCCGAAACCGTCGACGGCAAGACCCTCGTGGCGCAAGACGCCGGGGACGACGCGATCGACAGCGACGCCGGCACCGACGGCCAGACCGCCACGGTCTCTGTCGGCATCGGTGAAACCGCCGATCTCGACGCGGGCTATGCCGACCCGGAAACCGCCTCGATCACCGGCACGGTGTTCTCCGACAATGACGGCTCCGACACCCAGACCACCGGCGACACGCCGATCTCGGGCGTCGAGGTCGAGCTGTTCAACGGCGACGGCACCACGACCGGCCTGACCGCGACCACCGACAGTAACGGGACCTACAGCTTCACCGGCCTGCCGGCGGGCGACTACTACGTGGTCTTCCCCGAAACCGTCGACGGCAAGACCCTCGTGGCGCAAGACGCCGGGGACGACGCGATCGACAGCGACGCCGGCACCGACGGCCAGACCGCCACGGTCTCTGTCGGCATCGGTGAAACCGCCGATCTCGACGCGGGCTATGCCGACCCGGAAACCGCCTCGATCACCGGCACGGTGTTCTCCGACAATGACGGTTCCGACACCCAGACCACCGGCGACACGCCGATCTCGGGCGTCGAAGTCGAGCTGTTCAACGGCGACGGCACCACGACCGGCCTGACCGCGACCACCGACAGTAACGGGACCTACAGCTTCACCGGCCTGCCGGCGGGCGACTACTACGTGGTCTTCCCCGAAACCGTCGACGGCAAGACCCTCGTGGCACAAGACGCCGGGGACGACGCGATCGACAGCGACGCCGGCACCGACGGCCAGACCGCCACGGTCTCTGTCGGCATCGGTGAAACCGCCGATCTCGACGCGGGCTATGCCGACCCGGAAACCGCATCGATCGGGGACATCGTTTGGCAGGACGAGAACGGCAACGGTGTTCAGGACGCGGGCGAGCTTGGTCTTGATGATGTCACGGTGACGCTGCTGGCCGACACCGATGGCGACGGCGATATCGACGACATCGTGGCCACGACCCAGACGGCGAATGGCGGCAAGTACCTCTTCTCGGGTTTGGCCGCCGGAACCTACATCGTCGATTTCGACGAGCCGAACGGGTTCCACTTCACCGAGCAGTACGCCGGCGTTGATGACGAAGTCGACAGCAATGCTGACGTGACCACCGGTGCAACGGACGAGATCGTGATTGGCATCGGCGAAGAAGTTCTGACCATCGACGCGGGTCTGAATGCCGATCCCGATGCGGTGGACGACACCGCTGGCGGCTGTGCCGACGAGGTGCTGGTTGTCGATG
The genomic region above belongs to Rhodovulum sp. P5 and contains:
- a CDS encoding SdrD B-like domain-containing protein, yielding MSEGTMTYYYDRYYDCEKKYEWSAFSEDAMGGNIGCGAKFTMPGSGAVCMSTYDGDRYLSGDDCYNERSSDRYGQDTYIDGAPVGAKMYAECYHVLKDGNGNVYYLIEIEVEGCNGEGDYFAFYGNVPAAGTDLTVVNTCNVSGNLVDFNCLATCEEAHNTPPTFSDDYAANCITVDENTTFVIDVDASDADGDALTYSIEGGDDAAFFTIDASTGELTFKTAPDYENPQDVCNDNTYKVLVKVDDGKGGTATQLLTVCVNDVAEGNGSCTVIEAEDMELCGYTVEGRGDASDGAGIKLCSSTGYASTTYKGEAGALDLSIDYMDESDGQGRIEVYVVNNCGWRYVETICLNKNDDGNGCDGSSSWSTATIAGVELEYGDKIVLKGVGDCGEYARIDKIELCEPDCAPCVTIEAEDMTAYGFTTVCGTQASGGELVKLACGTGRDVDGTLSTTFKGCDGTYDFKIVVQDECDGQSTLTVKVNGVEVGTIILNEDDDGSGSDNGGFSEFTLQDLELGYGDVLTIEADGDAGEYVRIDKIELCKDDQPATGAIKGRVFEDTNGDNTEWLNDGSNTWEPSVVGVTVILLNAAGEQVAETTTGDDGWYSFDNLVAGDYYVQFPTEIDGLTLIEQGVGDPAGGDSNEDSDADPTTGVTQVITVNTGETVWNIDAGIADPGTASITGTVFSDNDGSDTQTTGDTPISGVEVELFNGDGTTTGLIATTDSNGTYSFTGLPAGDYYVVFPETVDGKTLVAQDAGDDAIDSDAGTDGQTATVSVGIGETADLDAGYADPGTASITGTVFSDNDGSHTQTTGDTPISGVEVVLFNGDGTTTGLTATTGDDGTYSFTGLPAGDYYVVFPETVDGKTLVAQDAGDDAIDSDAGTDGQTATVSVGIGETADLDAGYADPETASITGTVFSDNDGSDTQTTGDTPISGVEVELFNGDGTTTGLTATTDSNGTYSFTGLPAGDYYVVFPETVDGKTLVAQDAGDDAIDSDAGTDGQTATVSVGIGETADLDAGYADPETASITGTVFSDNDGSDTQTTGDTPISGVEVELFNGDGTTTGLTATTDSNGTYSFTGLPAGDYYVVFPETVDGKTLVAQDAGDDAIDSDAGTDGQTATVSVGIGETADLDAGYADPETASIGDIVWQDENGNGVQDAGELGLDDVTVTLLADTDGDGDIDDIVATTQTANGGKYLFSGLAAGTYIVDFDEPNGFHFTEQYAGVDDEVDSNADVTTGATDEIVIGIGEEVLTIDAGLNADPDAVDDTAGGCADEVLVVDVLGNDSDDEGDAALSIVAIGGQSVSDLGDEVTLSGTVTSTDGVVITFDDLTATLTADGIEFDASSALADLDIGDHATLTVSYTISDGTGGTDTADMTLSFCGDANSYASLAETFPATADLIVTGALADAGAFNVTVSGSGDDRFDGESFTKAYCLSFTDPIPLNTAVSGDVFGLADAELFEDDEDIFDNDQVSSFNGNTPEDNLDLIQYIVAKDWNADANFSNVDDWDIQFAIWELTDTITSSDYTGYSMATESIVDAILADADANGHGYSFEGDGNVAGFIWDPNPEVSGIQQPFIVAFDFDAVDCIC